The genomic DNA TGTTGTAAAGTGCAGAAGAATCTACAATCTATGTGTTGCGCCAAAGAGATCTGTACACATTCCTTTGAAAGGGTCCATTTGAATAGAATCTTTGTGTATTAAAAagcttcttgtttctttctctattgTGTGTAATGCTACTTTTACAGAAAGAAATAGGAAAATATTATGAAAGAAAGCCTCCAAGGATCATCTGAAACCTTACTGATTGGATAAACaaagatttgttttgatttggttgtgGTAAACTAAAACCTAATATTTAAGTTTATGTATATAatcgtaattaaaaaaatccaatctCTAAAATTTAGATATTAAACTTGCAAATTAGATAGTATTGCTAACATTGTTTTAGCTTTGTCCAACGAAGCAACCAGCTATGCAGAACTCAATTTACAATTACTAAATCAACGAAAAGAATCAGACCACGATCACAACTTTTTGCATTTAGAGACATTTTGGAGAAAACTTGGTGTGCAAGGCCTAAATAAGAGATTAATGGAGCGCTTGAGTTTGAccatatttaaaatgaattccAATTAAGATTGTGTCTGACCATAATTAGTTTAAAGTTATGAAACTTGGTGGGCAAGTCATTTCCTCTGTATTAATGTAGGGTTTTAGGTGGAGAAGATCACCATTTCTTCAGTTAGGGTTATTCTGTTTTTAATCTATTGCTTTTCGCCATTATTCatgtctcttcttctcaacCAGCCCTTGAACCTATGCTTTCGTAGGAAACCTACGTTTGTAAGATCCTCCCCACTTCTCGCTAATGGCTTATCAACTTCCTTGTTGCAAACCCCTCCTTGTACCATCATTGACGCTGATCCTTGTGGAAAGGGTCTCGGAAAACTCTTGATTTACTATCATAATGAATGTTTGTTCACTAGTTTGGAAAAGAAGGTGCCCATGGAGTTGGTGGATAATCCAATGGTAGTGATCGGGTCATCCCATGGCTGGATAGCAACTTTGAAGGAAGATGGAATACTGCGTCTCCAAGACGATCTAAACCCACATGCATCGTATACAGATACTAAGCGCATTCCCCTGCCTCCTCTTGTAACTCTGCCTCATTGCCAAACTCAGATCGTCACCAATGTGTCAATGTCGTCCTCTTCTCCAGAGGATGAGGACTGTGTTGTGGCTATATAGTTCTTGGGACCTCAGCTAAGCTTTTGCAGACCCGCTCAAAGTAACTCGGAGTGGATCAACATCAGAATCGCAAACCCTTGCTTCTACTCCTCCCGTGTCATGTTTTCGGAGAGACATGGTATGTTTTGCATACTCGGAGCTGGAGGGCATATCATTGCATCATGGGATCTCctccacacacacaaacaaaatccCAAGTTCCAGAGGATACGGTTCAGAAACCTTCCCAAGATGACGAAGACCAAACGGGAGCTTATGGATTCGTGCTACAAACGCGAGCACTTGGTTGAGTCAAGAACCACCGGTGAGACTTTCTTGGTCAAGTGGTACAGGAAGGCCGTCTGGAGAGGTATGTCGAAATTGAGTACAAAAGCTTTAATGGTGTTCAAGCTTGATGACAAAGGAAATGCTGTATACACTCGAGACATCGGAGATCTCTGCATTTTCCTCTCAAAGTCTGAACCATTTTGTGTGCCTATTAGCTCCTTTCCCGGCATGATTTTCCCTAACCAAGTAGAAATAGCGGATGTCGGCGAAACCGGATTTTTCCATCTGCCTGATTCCTTCATCGGTGCTCATAATACTATAATCGGTCCCGGTTACCATATTCCACCTCAAAATATAAACTAGTTAGTTTGAAATTGAGTTTGAGTCTGctatcttttcttcttaatcttgaaACATCAAagtctatttttatatattctctgtgagatatgcatatatatatatatatgtatatattgttgGAGAAACTTTGCTATCATCTCTCATTAGGCTCCCCCAACTAATTATGTCCAAACTATATCCAGTTAGAACCAATCATTCATTAGTACTTTAGTTATGGTGTGTGTAggatattatcaaaaaaaaattccacgGAATGGGGATCATAAGTCCTCAGAAGATCCTTTACAATTTGTCCCAAGGTTCAAGAACATCTAGAAACATATATCAGTATGGTGTGTGCATATTACCAAAGATACTCTTTTGTGCATCTTCTCAAGCTTCATCGCGGTTTCAATAATGCGGTAACGGTAAGTAAGCACAGCCCTTCACTTACACATTGAAAACCTGATGCTTTTTGGTTTATCAAAATG from Camelina sativa cultivar DH55 chromosome 2, Cs, whole genome shotgun sequence includes the following:
- the LOC104731612 gene encoding LOW QUALITY PROTEIN: uncharacterized protein LOC104731612 (The sequence of the model RefSeq protein was modified relative to this genomic sequence to represent the inferred CDS: substituted 1 base at 1 genomic stop codon), translated to MSLLLNQPLNLCFRRKPTFVRSSPLLANGLSTSLLQTPPCTIIDADPCGKGLGKLLIYYHNECLFTSLEKKVPMELVDNPMVVIGSSHGWIATLKEDGILRLQDDLNPHASYTDTKRIPLPPLVTLPHCQTQIVTNVSMSSSSPEDEDCVVAIXFLGPQLSFCRPAQSNSEWINIRIANPCFYSSRVMFSERHGMFCILGAGGHIIASWDLLHTHKQNPKFQRIRFRNLPKMTKTKRELMDSCYKREHLVESRTTGETFLVKWYRKAVWRGMSKLSTKALMVFKLDDKGNAVYTRDIGDLCIFLSKSEPFCVPISSFPGMIFPNQVEIADVGETGFFHLPDSFIGAHNTIIGPGYHIPPQNIN